One part of the Botrytis cinerea B05.10 chromosome 8, complete sequence genome encodes these proteins:
- the Bcpme1 gene encoding Bcpme1 translates to MYSLIPILSFAATLLGAVSAAPLEARAVSRTSAPSGAVIVDATGKTAGSYTTFQKGVNALSTTTTTPQYLFIYPGTYTEQVYVPALNSNLTIQGYTTDASTYAGNQVTLTYNLALKDTTSDDLTATLRQWNKNTKVYNLIIQNTFGHISSNGQNLAISAHTTNQGYYATQFIGYQDTILANTGTQLYAKCLVVGAIDFIFGQTAQAWFENNDIRTIAAGSITASGRADDSNPSWYVINNSNIQNINSSVATGNNYLGRPWRNYARVVFQNSYLGNNIKAAGWSVWSSSTANTDHVVFEEYGNTGPGSNSSGVQRATFSSGISKAIPITTVLGSAYLNEWWVDSSYL, encoded by the exons ATGTATTCCTTAATCCCAATCCTTTCCTTTGCGGCCACTCTTCTAGGAGCAGTCTCTGCCGCTCCTCTAGAGGCACGAGCGGTCTCCAGGACCTCTGCACCATCAGGTGCTGTTATTGTCGATGCAACCGGCAAAACAGCGGGATCGTACACCACCTTTCAAAAGGGAGTGAATGCCCTCtccaccactaccactacaCCTCAATATCTCTTCATCTACCCTGGAACCTATACCGAACAAGTCTACGTTCCAGCTCTCAATTCCAACCTCACAATCCAAGGATACACCACAGATGCAAGCACCTATGCTGGTAACCAAGTCACTTTGACTTACAACCTTGCACTCAAAGATACTACCTCCGATGACTTGACAGCTACTTTACGTCAATGGAACAAGAACACCAAGGTCTACAATCTCATTATCCAGAACACATTTGGACATATCTCTTCCAACGGTCAAAACCTTGCTATCTCTGCCC ACACCACAAACCAAGGATATTATGCCACCCAGTTCATCGGATACCAAGATACTATCCTCGCCAACACCGGAACTCAACTTTATGCTAAATGTCTCGTCGTCGGTGCCATCGATTTCATCTTCGGCCAAACCGCCCAAGCCTGGTTCGAAAACAACGATATCCGCACCATTGCCGCCGGATCCATCACTGCATCTGGACGTGCCGATGACAGCAATCCATCTTGGTATGTGATTAACAACTCGAACATCCAAAACATCAATTCCAGCGTCGCCACCGGCAACAATTACTTGGGACGTCCATGGAGAAACTATGCCAGAGTCGTTTTCCAAAACTCTTACTTGGGAAATAACATCAAGGCTGCTGGGTGGAGTGTTTGGAGTAGCTCTACCGCTAATACTGATCatgttgtttttgaaga ATATGGCAACACTGGACCCGGTTCCAATTCTTCCGGCGTACAAAGAGCAACCTTCAGTTCCGGCATCAGCAAAGCCATTCCTATCACCACCGTTTTGGGAAGTGCTTATTTGAACGAATGGTGGGTTGATAGCAGTTATTTGTAA
- the Bcbph1 gene encoding Bcbph1 produces the protein MSTRGRRHRSSTAASNPPEATKATAELQVLLDGLSTALQKRLENAYPDLPSIVEQVQSIRVFLIASSQTSRSKDDFRHLHGYQILLSTLRAFSGFYNPFKRDQQDKIRLFDLLENILGVLAQTFRDHHGNRRYFKRRVEGGGWAALEQIIASIGIGGSESDIWTEAQLFGRLLAFALDDKRFETLCQIAAEHHPSRTESNDPVLSEDFKYTVIAPQDLERESENIKSDEEVLELVETRLQAILRESSLLHHADIVPVIIDFWKTIPRVSSVPVNPAALVVILTLSKISSISNHSLLALHSTGVLSTLLPLAFDSDSSLATTERQTVENLCGSLMSLGISSLNDAQYLVSSQSPIASEFLLRTMKKSHTPAYIQFDLSLNGFASIELPTLARSFPPPSTVGGYTFTAWIFVDKFDPNAHTTIFGAYDETQTCFLLAYLEQDTHNFILQTSISSSRPSVRFKSTTFQERRWYHIAIVHRRPRTMTSSKAILYVDGEFAEQVKCQYPAPPPPINASTESFASFTSTSAKAHPVQAFLGTPQDLSTRLGRGVVFSRWSLASAHLIEDVISDDLVAVYYRLGPRYNGNFQDCMGSFQTYEASAALGMRQELMHPGKEDNSDILKAIRGKASILVPESRILLSILPTAILGEEDRLKGPESQLSRGLNRTASNNLFQLTHNSGTSVAINGSTPAINDALTRAHGTAILTGEPVVIVPQALDDAMWRLGGFTAIGLKLVEAANTKESIVRAVENLFESINASWRNSEAMERENGYAILGALLRGKMGAGTVIATRTGNSDTSNMSEDDRDKLGFQLLSLVLEFVGYSHETPEESFIINPLAYRILLVDFDMWRKTASLTQRLYYKQFITFGVNSKYHEFNSRRLFRMRIVKRFLDALKAELFPVDVFPSFMEALTSLVKCNMTAEVFRSLALFITYAYHKPTGSASRTPKNPGSTLPTRSGTISRGPRRPTISTVFDANEIASQIMTKRQLGNSVLGMYTELLCEEGTTSNIRKFARTVTNKWLLHLLTEDDPQVVVLGSKILARLLVVHGSNYALKFSTKTGGFTIMRHRLKRWWDIPTLWPICFGILFGHDVANIDFDQPFELYNLLDTFGTGKIVYPNVLPVIMAMMQHGLKDVLRNQDDPDSPLHDKGNGRDQDSPTDTLKPPTRHRSMSLTKELESRQSQQPKRERLAEQVVILHTIIRFLADLHSKSQDFRDFALSSDYVRYLLAVLFPVVVSSDAVSPETELNSRDSALTFEGDDVIIRPVSRVSAMPTPIVRTSTVETLLPPSPTTLKAKPLRRGSSFVLLTSRPSEYSPSSARLSLIMSPKKRIAAQKVSNAIVEGMLELVVNVFIDQVMARKEFPGFGLFLKVPPGFQEHQAYFESYLLRNMISQLGTTVQLDQKSLWEPRVIQNMARFVLHIGEAVFEGWFLGGAETLLDFAGTILEYLERPEVSKIKSVRLCSQAIASIKSVFLRVALLRLSELDVPEASESEALAFMDKLLYWQTVVLSADVTEDNFLKLICYQLYVKLVDSKESIRLAAANLWRILLVQKPEETSNMLRHAMPGQYKYLDSGFKKLTELDNETFAEWVDSYRAELDALFFGAMSRAWEDFVNAENERNEDTLKIRVTKRREKLRQWHADDLNDEDILFRHDLASNLWMKNIYASEHLKHQRAQQDQQDNFSFLVSTFSKMDRELHRPCAVFDRGVPLKWKLDRTEGRNRMRLRMLPDRAAPNYDYKPKRRPTETNTNDVLQVNTKVGGLAPSQHIDSTPRSAVTPPRGFDGQTGSERNTENPSEETENENPDNVVQEEEFELVDDPNEPGDGDDGFEDKNRKVMRSLQRGDSVQHVFNISRIIGLEAVEGLLILGKDSLYLIDNVFQRSDGEIVNVTMAPKEERDPYLQMIAGHKASEKTTQPLRTEQESRSWKWSDVISISKRRFLFRDVAVEVFFTDGRSYLLTAISASLRDDLFSKLSSKAPHTNGSSGLPNPEDGWRLEALKVSDDTPTTFGSKFGNIFNSSAWNPAMRRWAKGEISNFHYLMLVNTMAGRTFNDLTQYPVFPWVLADYTSEELDLNNPASFRDLSKPMGAQHNSRQADFIERYKTFAEMDNTTPAFHYGTHYSSAMIVTSYLIRLQPFVQSYLLLQGGNFDHPDRLFYSIAKAWDSASRNNMSDVRELIPEFFYLPEFLTNNNGYNFGLRQGNGGGIDTVDLPPWAKGDPKIFIAKHREALESPFVSKNLHQWIDLIFGCKQRGEAAIESVNVFHHLSYHGAKNLDTIEDPVERLATIGIIHNFGQTPHQVFSKPHQSREDMRQKTKRLDTSAESLTRLPFPLIESHERVASLTYSAKLDRLLCATAFRLNLPPSYDKYLEWGFADNSVRFYFNDSKKLAGLFENLHQGQLSTVIFASSQTLITAGEDCVISAHTIITSSSKTVDLQPRSSLFGHKTPVTTLAVSKSFSTMLSASSDGVVLLWDLNRLEFVRKLTHGRAVECARINDVTGDIMLCRGQKVALYTLNGEALLEQNVCTDLGHDDYVHSCAFYEGTGNEWLESTLLFTGHKRGIVCIWRKIVGKQSGKWELELVKRLDHVDEVRRDASVNRSTGPHGRRTTINGNVEAGITCVVPMEKGVYTGDEEGRVYEWTLVQRER, from the exons ATGTCGACACGAGGCCGAAGACATCGCTCGTCGACTGCGGCATCAAATCCCCCAGAAGCAACAAAAGCTACCGCAGAGCTACAAGTCCTCCTAGATGGTCTATCTACGGCCCTCCAAAAGCGTCTTGAGAATGCATATCCCGACCTGCCATCCATTGTTGAACAAGTTCAGAGTATCCGGGTGTTTCTAATAGCATCTTCGCAAACATCGCGATCAAAAGACGACTTTAGACATCTCCATGGGTACCAAATCCTATTAAGCACCCTTCGAGCGTTCTCGGGATTCTATAATCCTTTCAAGAGGGATCAGCAAGATAAGATTCGACTCTTCGATCTTCTCGAAAACATATTGGGGGTGTTGGCACAAACATTTCGTGATCATCATGGGAATAGGAGATACTTCAAGCGTCGGGttgaaggaggaggatgggCTGCTTTAGAGCAAATAATAGCTAGTATTGGTATCGGTGGTAGTGAGTCTGATATATGGACCGAAGCACAGCTTTTTGGGCGGCTTCTTGCATTCGCTTTGGACGACAAGAGATTTGAGACTTTATGTCAAATTGCTGCTGAACACCATCCTTCAAGAACCGAGTCGAATGATCCCGTACTATCTGAGGATTTCAAATACACAGTAATCGCACCCCAAGATTTGGAACGCGAGTCTGAAAACATCAAGAGCGATGAAGAAGTTCTCGAGTTGGTGGAGACTCGTTTACAAGCCATCCTGCGCGAGAGTTCGTTGCTACATCATGCAGATATTGTTCCAGTTATCATAGACTTCTGGAAGACCATACCTCGAGTTTCCAGCGTTCCGGTAAATCCAGCTGCATTGGTTGTCATTCTAACATTGTCcaaaatttcttcaatttcaaatcacaGTTTGCTGGCTTTGCATTCGACGGGAGTACTATCTACTCTGCTTCCGCTTGCTTTCGATTCTGATTCTTCCCTTGCTACTACCGAGAGACAGACCGTCGAAAACTTGTGCGGTTCTTTGATGTCACTCGGTATAAGCTCCTTGAATGATGCCCAATATCTAGTCTCTAGCCAGTCTCCTATTGCCAGCGAATTCTTGCTTCGTacgatgaagaaatctcaCACCCCTGCGTATATTCAATTTGACCTTTCTTTAAATGGCTTTGCTTCAATAGAACTTCCCACGCTAGCAAGATCTtttccaccaccatcaaCGGTGGGAGGTTATACCTTCACAGCCTGGATTTTCGTGGATAAATTTGATCCAAATGCTCATACAACCATCTTCGGGGCCTATGATGAGACTCAAACCTGTTTCCTACTGGCGTATCTTGAGCAGGATACTCACAATTTCATTTTACAAACATCTATTTCCTCGTCGCGACCTAGTGTCAGGTTCAAGTCGACAACGTTTCAAGAACGCCGTTGGTATCATATTGCAATAGTTCATCGACGTCCTAGAACGATGACTTCGAGTAAAGCAATTCTTTATGTCGATGGGGAATTTGCGGAGCAAGTCAAATGCCAATATCCGGCTCCTCCGCCACCGATAAATGCTAGCACAGAAAGTTTCGCGTCCTTCACCTCAACTAGTGCGAAAGCACATCCAGTTCAAGCCTTCCTTGGAACTCCACAAGATCTTTCTACTCGCCTCGGACGTGGCGTTGTCTTTTCTCGTTGGTCTTTGGCTTCAGCACATCTCATTGAGGATGTAATTAGCGACGATTTAGTGGCTGTCTACTATCGCTTAGGACCGCGATATAATGGAAATTTTCAAGATTGCATGGGATCTTTCCAAACGTATGAGGCATCCGCAGCTTTGGGAATGCGTCAGGAGCTCATGCACCCCGGGAAGGAAGACAATTCGGACATCCTCAAAGCTATACGAGGAAAGGCTAGTATATTAGTACCGGAGTCTCGCATCCTACTAAGCATTCTGCCTACTGCTATTCTTGGAGAGGAAGACCGACTAAAAGGACCAGAATCTCAACTGTCAAGGGGGCTGAATCGAACAGCTTCAAATAACTTATTCCAGTTGACACACAACAGTGGTACCTCCGTGGCTATCAATGGATCCACGCCTGCCATCAATGATGCCTTGACTAGAGCCCATGGCACTGCGATTTTGACAGGTGAACCAGTAGTCATTGTTCCCCAAGCTCTGGACGATGCAATGTGGAGGCTTGGAGGGTTTACTGCAATTGGGCTGAAGTTGGTCGAAGCCGCCAATACAAAAGAGAGTATCGTTCGGGCTGTAGAAAATCTATTTGAGAGTATCAACGCAAGTTGGCGAAACAGCGAAGCTATGGAGCGAGAAAACGGCTACGCAATATTGGGCGCCCTTCTTCGTGGCAAGATGGGTGCCGGAACTGTTATTGCGACAAGGACAGGCAACTCCGATACCTCGAATATGAGCGAAGATGATCGCGATAAACTTGGTTTTCAATTGCTGAGCTTGGTACTGGAGTTTGTTGGCTACAGCCATGAGACACCTGAGGAATCATTTATAATCAACCCTCTTGCATATCGGATCTTACTCGTCGACTTTGATATGTGGCGGAAGACAGCTTCACTCACTCAAAGGCTATACTATAAACAATTTATCACATTTGGCGTCAACAGCAAGTATCATGAATTCAATTCTCGTCGTTTATTTCGAATGC GAATTGTAAAAAGATTCCTAGATGCTCTAAAGGCCGAATTGTTCCCCGTAGATGTGTTTCCTTCTTTCATGGAAGCACTCACCAGTTTAGTCAAATGTAATATGACAGCGGAAGTCTTTCGTTCTCTTGCTCTTTTCATCACTTATGCATATCACAAGCCTACGGGTTCTGCTTCGAGAACCCCCAAGAATCCTGGGTCAACGCTTCCAACACGATCTGGCACGATATCAAGAGGCCCAAGAAGACCAACTATTAGCACTGTTTTCGATGCAAATGAGATAGCTTCGCAGATAATGACTAAGAGGCAGCTTGGAAATTCTGTGCTTGGAATGTATACTGAGCTTTTGTGTGAGGAAGGCACCACTTCAAACATTCGCAAATTTGCTAGGACTGTGACGAACAAG TGGCTCTTACATCTCTTAACGGAGGATGACCCACAGGTTGTGGTTCTTGGTTCGAAAATATTAGCCCGTCTCTTGGTCGTCCATGGCTCTAACTATGCTTTAAAATTCTCGACTAAAACCGGAGGTTTTACTATCATGCGTCACAGATTGAAGAGGTGGTGGGATATCCCAACATTATGGCCCATTTGTTTTGGCATTTTGTTTGGACATGACGTCGCGAATATTGATTTCGATCAGCCATTTGAGTTATACAATCTTCTGGACACATTTGGCACAGGCAAAATTGTGTATCCCAATGTGCTGCCCGTAATTATGGCGATGATGCAACATGGTTTGAAGGATGTTCTGCGGAACCAAGATGACCCTGACTCGCCACTTCATGACAAGGGCAATGGGAGAGATCAGGATTCGCCAACAGATACGCTTAAACCACCAACTCGGCATAGATCAATGTCTCTTACGAAAGAACTTGAGTCTCGAC AATCTCAGCAGCCTAAAAGAGAACGATTGGCAGAGCAGGTTGTTATTCTACACACAATCATCCGATTTCTCGCAGACTTACATAGCAAATCTCAAGACTTTAGGGATTTCGCCTTATCTTCAGACTATGTCAGGTATCTGCTTGCGGTTTTATTCCCAGTAGTTGTTAGTTCAGATGCTGTTAGTCCGGAGACGGAACTGAACTCTCGTGACTCTGCATTGACTTTCGAAGGCGACGATGTCATCATAAGACCGGTGTCTCGCGTATCAGCCATGCCTACACCTATTGTCCGTACTTCAACAGTAGAGACTCTCCTTCCACCTAGTCCTACAACTCTCAAAGCGAAACCTCTTCGCCGAGGATCTTCATTTGTATTGTTAACATCTCGCCCCTCGGAGTACAGCCCGTCTTCTGCTAGACTTAGTTTGATAATGTCGcccaagaaaagaattgCCGCACAAAAAGTTAGTAACGCAATAGTTGAAGGCATGCTAGAATTAGTTGTCAACGTCTTCATTGACCAAGTCATGGCCCGTAAAGAGTTTCCCGGATTTGGATTGTTTCTCAAAGTTCCCCCTGGTTTCCAAGAACATCAGGCGTACTTTGAATCATACTTGCTGCGTAACATGATATCTCAGCTCGGAACTACTGTTCAGTTGGACCAAAAGTCATTGTGGGAGCCTAGAGTCATCCAGAACATGGCTCGTTTTGTTCTCCATATTGGTGAAGCTGTATTCGAAGGCTGGTTTCTTGGCGGTGCTGAAACACTATTGGACTTTGCAGGAACAATACTAGAATACTTAGAGCGACCTGAAGTGTCCAAGATCAAAAGTGTCCGCCTATGTAGCCAAGCCATTGCTTCGATCAAAAGCGTTTTCCTTAGGGTCGCTCTACTTCGTCTATCTGAGCTTGATGTGCCAGAAGCTTCCGAGTCAGAAGCATTAGCATTCATGGATAAGCTGCTCTATTGGCAAACCGTAGTCCTGTCTGCCGATGTAACTGAAGATAACTTCTTGAAACTCATCTGTTACCAGCTTTATGTCAAATTAGTGGATAGTAAAGAAAGTATACGTCTGGCAGCTGCAAACCTTTGGCGAATATTGCTTGTTCAGAAGCCCGAAGAAACATCTAATATGCTACGTCATGCTATGCCTGGccaatacaaatatttagATTCGGGATTTAAGAAGCTTACCGAGCTGGACAATGAGACCTTTGCGGAATGGGTTGATAGCTACAGAGCTGAGCTCGATGCTCTGTTTTTTGGTGCAATGTCTCGTGCTTGGGAAGACTTTGTTAACGCAGAAAATGAGAGGAACGAAGATACTCTTAAAATCCGCGTTACCAAGCGACGCGAAAAGCTCAGGCAGTGGCATGCAGATGATCTTAATGACGAAGATATATTGTTTCGTCATGATCTCGCATCAAACCTATGGATGAAAAACATTTATGCATCCGAACATCTTAAGCACCAAAGAGCACAACAAGATCAACAAGATAATTTCAGCTTCCTTGTTTCTACTTTTTCGAAGATGGACCGAGAACTTCATAGACCCTGTGCAGTATTTGATCGGGGGGTTCCCTTGAAGTGGAAACTGGACAGGACCGAGGGTCGCAATCGCATGCGCCTTCGTATGCTACCAGATCGCGCTGCTCCAAATTATGATTACAAACCCAAAAGACGTCCCACTGAGACAAACACAAACGACGTGTTACAGGTTAACACTAAAGTTGGAGGCCTCGCCCCGTCTCAGCACATCGATTCGACACCGAGGTCTGCAGTGACACCGCCTAGGGGCTTTGATGGCCAGACTGGATCTGAGAGGAATACTGAGAATCCATCAGAGGAAactgaaaatgaaaatccgGATAATGTTGTTCAAGAAGAGGAGTTCGAGCTTGTTGATGATCCGAATGAGCctggcgatggcgatgatgGCTTTGAAGACAAAAATAGAAAGGTTATGCGTAGTCTTCAAAGAGGAGATTCAGTGCAACACGTTTTCAACATCTCTAGAATCATTGGACTCGAAGCAGTTGAGGGCCTGTTGATTCTAGGCAAGGATTCCCTGTATCTGATTGATAACGTCTTCCAACGATCTGACGGAGAGATTGTGAATGTTACGATGGCTCCCAAGGAGGAACGAGATCCTTATCTACAGATGATTGCTGGTCACAAGGCAAGCGAGAAAACTACTCAACCTCTCAGAACTGAGcaagaatcaagaagctGGAAGTGGAGCGATGTCATTAGTATTTCTAAACGTCGTTTCTTATTTCGAGATGTTGCTGTGGAAGTCTTTTTCACAGACGGTCGCAGTTATTTACTTACAGCTATCTCAGCCAGCCTTAGAGATGAtctattttcaaaactttccTCAAAAGCTCCACATACTAATGGTAGCTCTGGTTTGCCAAATCCAGAAGATGGCTGGCGTCTTGAGGCTCTCAAGGTATCGGATGATACACCTACTACTTTTGGTTCCAAATTTGGTAACATCTTCAACTCTTCTGCTTGGAATCCAGCAATGCGACGATGGGCAAAAggagaaatatcaaattttcacTATTTGATGCTCGTTAATACAATGGCTGGTCGTACTTTTAACGATCTCACACAATACCCTGTCTTCCCTTGGGTTCTGGCCGATTACACTAGTGAAGAGCTAGATCTGAACAATCCTGCTTCATTCCGGGACCTATCAAAACCGATGGGAGCGCAGCACAATTCCCGTCAAGCGGACtttattgaaagatataaaacaTTTGCAGAAATGGATAACACTACCCCCGCCTTTCATTATGGTACTCATTACTCATCGGCCATGATTGTTACATCGTATTTGATCAGACTTCAACCCTTTGTTCAATCCTACTTGCTACTTCAAGGAGGTAATTTTGATCATCCTGATAGATTGTTCTACTCAATCGCGAAAGCTTGGGATTCTGCATCCAGAAACAACATGTCTGATGTAAGAGAGCTCATACCAGAATTCTTTTACCTTCCAGAATTTCTCACGAATAACAACGGATACAATTTTGGCTTGCGGCAGGGGAACGGTGGTGGTATAGATACTGTTGACCTTCCACCGTGGGCTAAGGGCGATCCTAAGATATTCATTGCTAAACATCGCGAGGCTTTAGAAAGCCCATTTGTGAGTAAGAATCTACACCAATGGATCGATCTTATCTTTGGTTGCAAGCAACGCGGAGAAGCCGCTATAGAAAGTGTGAACGTATTCCACCACCTTTCATATCACGGTGCAAAGAATCTTGATACTATCGAAGATCCAGTCGAAAGACTAGCAACGATTGGAATCATTCATAATTTTGGTCAAACACCTCATCAAGTATTTTCTAAACCTCATCAATCTCGAGAAGATATGCGTCAAAAGACAAAGAGACTGGATACTTCAGCAGAATCTCTGACACGACTACCATTTCCATTGATAGAAAGTCACGAACGTGTCGCGTCACTCACTTACTCCGCTAAGTTAGATCGACTTCTCTGTGCCACAGCATTCCGTCTAAATCTTCCTCCAAGCTATGATAAATACCTAGAGTGGGGCTTCGCTGACAATAGCGTCCGGTTTTACTTCAATGATTCCAAAAAGCTCGCTggactttttgaaaatcttcatcaaggCCAATTATCTACCGTCATTTTTGCGTCTTCGCAAACACTCATCACAGCCGGCGAAGATTGTGTCATTTCCGCTCATACGATCATAACATCCTCGTCAAAAACTGTTGATCTCCAACCtcgctcttctctcttcGGACACAAAACACCCGTAACTACTCTCGCAGTCAGCAAATCCTTCAGTACAATGCTCAGCGCATCGTCCGATGGTGTTGTCCTTCTCTGGGATCTTAATCGTTTAGAATTCGTTCGCAAACTTACTCATGGTCGTGCTGTCGAGTGCGCACGTATTAATGACGTAACTGGTGACATTATGTTATGTCGCGGTCAAAAGGTTGCACTCTATACCTTGAACGGCGAAGCACTACTCGAGCAAAATGTCTGTACAGATCTAGGACATGATGATTACGTACATAGTTGTGCATTTTACGAAGGTACTGGGAATGAATGGTTGGAGAGTACATTATTATTCACGGGGCATAAAAGAGGAATAGTATGTATATGGCGTAAAATCGTGGGTAAACAAagtgggaaatgggaattaGAATTAGTGAAGAGATTAGATCATGTGGATGAAGTAAGGAGAGATGCGAGTGTCAATAGGTCGACAGGGCCGCATGGGAGGAGAACAACAATCAACGGAAATGTGGAGGCGGGTATTACTTGCGTGGTGCCCATGGAGAAAGGAGTTTATACTGGggatgaagagggaagagtg TATGAATGGACGTTAGTCCAACGTGAACGATAG
- the Bcser2 gene encoding Bcser2 — MRGIFSVSLLPLLVSAAPFSTETIHEGAAPLLSSANSVEVPASYIVVFKKHVTAASASEHHSWVQDIHSTGEAQRTELRKRGQFPITTDIFEGLKHTYNIGSDFLGYSGHFDDSVIEEVRKHPDVEYVEKDSVVNTLEDPSGEVEKSAPWGLARISHRDSLTFGTYNKYLYAADAGEGVDAYVIDTGTNTEHVDFEGRAHWGKTIPSGDADEDGNGHGTHCSGTVAGKKYGVAKKANVYAVKVLRSNGSGTMADVVKGVEWAANAHTEKVKEGKKGFKGSVANMSLGGGKSPALDRAVNGAVDAGIHFAVAAGNDNADSCSYSPAAAENAITVGASTIDDARAYFSNYGPCNDLFAPGLNILSTWIGSKYAVNTISGTSMASPHVAGLLAYYLSLQPSSDSAYAVAEITPKKLKENIIAIATEGALSEVPSNTKNVLAWNGGGSSNYSSIIKAGGYVAKASKDVPTTVELLEKAIENDFNVLSGKVVKGTESMVSKTEKLSKKIQKMVDEEINEFFEEFSS; from the exons ATGCGTGGAATCTTCAGCGTATCGCTTTTGCCGCTATTGGTCTCTGCGGCACCATTCAGCACCGAAACCATTCACGAAGGCGCTGctcctcttctttcatcAGCAAACTCCGTAGAGGTCCCAGCCTCCTACATTGTTGTATTCAAGAAGCACGTCACCGCGGCATCTGCCAGTGAGCATCACAGCTGGGTTCAAGACATCCACTCCACTGGCGAAGCTCAACGAACCGAGCTCCGAAAGAGAGGGCAATTCCCAATTACCACCGATATCTTCGAGGGTCTCAAACACACATATAACATTGGCAGTGACTTCTTGGGTTACTCCGGTCACTTTGATGACTCGGTCATCGAAGAGGTCCGCAAACATCCCGAT GTCGAATACGTTGAGAAGGATTCCGTTGTAAACACATTAGAAGACCCTTCGGGCGAGGTTGAGAAGAGCGCTCCTTGGGGTTTGGCTCGTATCTCCCACAGAGATTCCTTGACCTTCGGCACATACAACAAATACTTGTATGCCGCCGATGCGGGTGAGGGAGTCGATGCTTATGTTATCGACACCGGAACCAACACTGAACACGTTGATTTCGAAGGTCGTGCACACTGGGGCAAGACCATTCCATCTGGCGATGCCgatgaggatggaaatggacaCGGAACTCACTGCTCCGGTACCGTTGCTGGTAAGAAATATGGTGTTGCTAAGAAGGCCAACGTCTACGCCGTCAAGGTTCTTAGATCAAACGGTTCCGGTACCATGGCAGATGTTGTAAAGGGTGTTGAATGGGCTGCCAACGCCCACACTGAAAAGGTtaaggagggaaagaagggcTTCAAGGGTTCTGTTGCCAACATGTCTCTCGGTGGTGGCAAATCTCCAGCTCTTGACCGTGCCGTTAACGGTGCCGTTGATGCTGGTATCCACTTCGCCGTCGCTGCCGGTAATGACAATGCCGATTCTTGCAGCTATTCTCCAGCTGCTGCTGAGAACGCCATTACTGTCGGTGCTTCCACTATCGATGATGCCCGTGCCTACTTCTCTAACTATGGTCCTTGCAACGATCTCTTTGCTCCTGGTTTGAACATTCTCTCAACCTGGATTGGTAGCAAGTACGCCGTCAACACCATCTCTGGTACTTCCATGGCCTCTCCCCACGTCGCTGGTCTCTTGGCCTACTACCTTTCCCTCCAACCATCTAGCGACTCTGCTTATGCTGTTGCTGAGATCACCCCTaagaagttgaaggagaACATCATCGCCATTGCTACTGAGGGTGCTCTTTCTGAAGTTCCATCTAACACTAAGAACGTTCTTGCATGGAACGGTGGTGGATCTTCCAACTACAGCTCCATCATTAAGGCTGGTGGATACGTTGCCAAGGCATCCAAGGATGTTCCAACAACTGTTGAACTCTTGGAGAAGGCCATCGAGAATGACTTCAACGTTCTCTCTGGCAAGGTTGTCAAGGGCACTGAGTCCATGGTTTCTAAGACCGAGAAGCTTTCCAAGAAGATCCAAAAGATGGTTGATGAGGAAATCAACGAATTTTTTGAGGAATTCAGCTCTTAG